In the Mya arenaria isolate MELC-2E11 chromosome 11, ASM2691426v1 genome, one interval contains:
- the LOC128207270 gene encoding calmodulin-alpha isoform X1, with product MADQLNEEQIAEFKEAFSLFDKDGDGTITTKELGTVMRSLGQNPTEAELQDMINEVDADGNGTIDFPEFLTMMARKMKDTDSEEEIKEAFRVFDKDGNGFISAAELRHVMTNLGEKLTDEEVDEMIREADIDGDGQVNYEEFLALMDDKKKKEY from the exons ATG GCTGACCAGCTGAATGAAGAACAAATTGCCG AGTTCAAGGAGGCGTTCAGTTTGTTTGACAAGGACGGAGATGGAACCATTACCACCAAGGAACTGGGAACCGTTATGAGGTCCCTGGGACAGAACCCGACCGAGGCCGAGTTACAGGACATGATCAACGAAGTGGACGCTGACG gCAATGGCACGATCGACTTCCCTGAGTTCCTGACGATGATGGCGCGTAAGATGAAGGATACGGATAGTGAGGAGGAGATCAAGGAGGCCTTCCGGGTCTTTGATAAAGACGGCAATGGGTTTATCAG TGCAGCGGAGTTACGTCACGTGATGACGAACCTCGGGGAGAAACTGACGGACGAGGAGGTGGACGAGATGATCCGGGAAGCGGACATAGACGGGGACGGTCAAGTGAATTATGAGG AATTCTTAGCGCTGATGGatgacaagaaaaaaaaagaatattaa
- the LOC128207270 gene encoding calmodulin-A isoform X2 yields MADQLNEEQIAEFKEAFSLFDKDGDGTITTKELGTVMRSLGQNPTEAELQDMINEVDADGNGTIDFPEFLTMMARKMKDTDSEEEIKEAFRVFDKDGNGFISAAELRHVMTNLGEKLTDEEVDEMIREADIDGDGQVNYEEFVKMMANH; encoded by the exons ATG GCTGACCAGCTGAATGAAGAACAAATTGCCG AGTTCAAGGAGGCGTTCAGTTTGTTTGACAAGGACGGAGATGGAACCATTACCACCAAGGAACTGGGAACCGTTATGAGGTCCCTGGGACAGAACCCGACCGAGGCCGAGTTACAGGACATGATCAACGAAGTGGACGCTGACG gCAATGGCACGATCGACTTCCCTGAGTTCCTGACGATGATGGCGCGTAAGATGAAGGATACGGATAGTGAGGAGGAGATCAAGGAGGCCTTCCGGGTCTTTGATAAAGACGGCAATGGGTTTATCAG TGCAGCGGAGTTACGTCACGTGATGACGAACCTCGGGGAGAAACTGACGGACGAGGAGGTGGACGAGATGATCCGGGAAGCGGACATAGACGGGGACGGTCAAGTGAATTATGAGG AATTTGTCAAGATGATGGCGAACCACTGA